A DNA window from Ovis aries strain OAR_USU_Benz2616 breed Rambouillet chromosome 7, ARS-UI_Ramb_v3.0, whole genome shotgun sequence contains the following coding sequences:
- the NOP10 gene encoding H/ACA ribonucleoprotein complex subunit 3, which produces MFLQYYLNEQGERVYTLKKLDPMGQQTCSAHPARFSPDDKYSRHRITIKKRFKVLMTQQPRPVL; this is translated from the exons ATGTTTCTCCAGTATTACCTCAACGAGCAAGGAGAGCGAGTCTACACGCTGAAG AAGCTTGATCCTATGGGACAACAGACGTGCTCGGCCCACCCTGCTCGATTCTCCCCAGACGACAAATACTCTCGACACCGAATCACCATCAAGAAACGCTTCAAGGTGCTCATGACCCAGCAGCCGCGCCCCGTCCTCTGA